The Oryzias latipes chromosome 16, ASM223467v1 genome includes a region encoding these proteins:
- the LOC101165422 gene encoding uncharacterized protein LOC101165422 isoform X2 yields MEVDKAKLKKAAIMGLNVLKAACKVASVFFPPIGIAGSLIGVVLKFVDKNDSIENLKNEFQLIHQGLDELSKQNEQTMKTIMKETADQQFSKVERSLKWQYEKYMKMINAPNEKVNEYRLEFEKTYEDELGDQHLNTLYDSVTGGAKVFGKPILEVYKQYSGNDLDTMTKLSHQLFYLFSIGCITLMANAVLIDDDVEGRREEWEDKMNRVWSEMEKALKDCQ; encoded by the coding sequence ATGGAAGTGGACAAAGCCAAGCTCAAGAAAGCTGCCATTATGGGCCTGAATGTCCTAAAAGCTGCCTGTAAAGTAGCCTCCGTGTTCTTCCCACCCATCGGTATCGCTGGTTCCTTGATTGGGGTGGTTTTGAAATTTGTCGACAAGAATGACAGCATTGAGAACCTAAAGAATGAGTTCCAGTTGATCCACCAGGGCCTGGATGAGCTCTCCAAGCAGAACGAGCAGACGATGAAGACGATCATGAAGGAGACGGCTGACCAACAGTTCAGCAAAGTGGAGAGGAGCCTGAAGTGGCAGTATGAGAAGTATATGAAGATGATCAATGCCCCAAATGAAAAAGTGAATGAGTATAGGCTAGAGTTTGAGAAGACTTATGAGGATGAGCTGGGCGACCAGCATCTGAACACGCTGTACGACAGCGTGACCGGTGGGGCCAAAGTCTTTGGCAAACCCATCCTGGAGGTGTACAAGCAGTACTCAGGCAATGACCTGGACACCATGACCAAGCTCAGCCATCAGCTCTTCTACCTGTTCAGCATCGGCTGCATCACCCTGATGGCCAACGCCGTCCTCATCGACGACGACGTGGAGGGTCGGAGGGAGGAGTGGGAGGACAAGATGAACCGTGTGTGGAGTGAGATGGAGAAAGCTCTGAAAGACTGCCAGTAG
- the LOC101165422 gene encoding uncharacterized protein LOC101165422 isoform X1, with the protein MEVDKAKLQEAAIVGLNVLKAVASAASVFFPPIGIAGSLIGVVLKFVDKNDSIDNLKKEFQLIHQGLDELSKQNQQTMKTIIKETADQQFSRVERSLKWQYEKYMKMISAPPEHVQRRSEEFVEAYDDELGDQHLNTLYESVIGVPKVFGKPILQVYKQHSRNDLDTMTKLSHQLFYLFSIGCITLMANAVLIGDDVESLKEEWEDKMNRVWSEMEKALKDCQ; encoded by the coding sequence atggAAGTGGACAAAGCCAAGCTGCAGGAAGCTGCCATTGTGGGCCTGAATGTCCTAAAAGCTGTTGCTTCTGCAGCCTCCGTATTCTTCCCGCCCATCGGCATCGCCGGTTCCTTGATTGGGGTGGTTTTGAAATTTGTAGACAAGAATGACAGCATTGACAACCTAAAGAAGGAGTTCCAGTTGATCCACCAGGGCCTGGATGAGCTCTCcaagcagaaccagcagacgATGAAGACCATCATCAAGGAGACGGCTGACCAACAGTTCAGCAGAGTGGAGAGGAGCCTTAAGTGGCAGTATGAGAAGTACATGAAGATGATCAGTGCCCCGCCGGAGCACGTGCAGAGGAGAAGCGAAGAGTTTGTGGAGGCTTATGACGATGAGCTGGGCGACCAGCATCTGAACACGCTGTACGAGAGCGTGATCGGTGTGCCCAAAGTCTTTGGCAAACCCATCCTGCAGGTGTACAAGCAGCACTCGCGCAATGACCTGGACACCATGACCAAGCTCAGCCATCAGCTCTTCTACCTGTTCAGCATCGGCTGCATCACCCTGATGGCCAACGCCGTCCTCATCGGGGACGACGTGGAGAGCCTGAAGGAGGAGTGGGAGGACAAGATGAACCGTGTGTGGAGTGAGATGGAGAAAGCTCTGAAAGACTGCCAGTAG
- the LOC101174534 gene encoding uncharacterized protein LOC101174534 yields MNVAQNKTLHEDEARVVENAIRLAVDSVLNVLSGLSGAKVHEYRRMVADRDKEIQWLERRLAEIERELQVLRRRGCTCELLRDEPVLGRPRGSEEQSQTRTGEQTGGPVECEMSLSLGVFGCPPSDISSQSPGSASWSPPCRQSVDPAGTFYSSEASAADRSLTPRSLKQEPADFSAITIKWEEGDLQETAGSPRRDGERPAEGDQTNEMREKPQADRGEQHLMEGEQLRKQKRSVPTCELTEEAQRLKRAAWRAASRRYYARKIARQQVKPQRSAPLVPVLSSQVAQPPFMLDRRRRTQISQLPEQSQESQREAWRAASRRYYARKNARLQTQSHQFGHLSFNPDGSAQGPNREGPHSTSGGGIMCS; encoded by the exons ATGAATGTGGCCCAAAACAAAACGCTACACGAGGACGAGGCTCGGGTGGTCGAAAACGCGATCCGACTGGCGGTGGACTCGGTTCTGAACGTGCTGTCCGGTCTCAGCGGCGCCAAAGTCCACGAGTACCGAAGGATGGTGGCCGACAGAGACAAAGAGATCCAATGGCTCGAGCGCAGGCTCGCGGAGATCGAGCGCGAGCTTCAGGTGCTGCGCCGGCGCGGCTGCACGTGCGAGCTGTTGCGGGACGAACCCGTCCTCGGGAGGCCCCGAGGCTCCGAGGAGCAGAGCCAAACCAGAACCGGCGAGCAGACGGGAGGGCCGGTGGAGTGCGAGATGAGCCTGTCCT TGGGTGTTTTTGGCtgccccccctctgacatctcCTCCCAAAGCCCTGGCTCTGCCTCCTGGTCCCCCCCCTGCAGACAGAGCGTGGACCCTGCCGGCACCTTCTACTCTTCGGAGGCCTCGGCAGCAGACAGAAGCCTGACTCCTCGCAGCCTCAAACAGGAGCCCGCCGACTTCAGCGCCATCACCATCAAGTGGGAGGAGGGGGATCTTCAGGAGACAGCCGGCAGCCCCCGACGGGATGGGGAGAGACCTGCTGAGGGGG ACCAAACAAATGAGATGAGAGAGAAGCCTCAGGCCGACCGCGGAGAGCAGCACCTCATGGAGGGGGAGCAGCTCAG gaaacagaagaggagCGTGCCGACGTGCGAGCTGACGGAGGAAGCTCAGAGGCTGAAGAGGGCAGCCTGGAGGGCGGCGTCCAGGCGCTACTACGCCCGTAAAATCGcccggcagcaggtgaagccTCAGCGCAGCGCCCCTCTGGTTCCCGTCCTGAGCTCTCAGGTTGCTCAGCCCCCCTTCATGCTGGACAGGAGGAGACGGACGCAGATATCGCAGCTTCCCGAGCAGTCGCAGGAGTCGCAGAGGGAGGCGTGGAGAGCCGCGTCGCGCAGGTACTACGCCCGCAAAAACGCCCGCCTGCAGACGCAGAGCCACCAGTTTGGACACCTAAGCTTTAACCCAGACGGATCGGCGCAGGGGCCAAACAGAGAGGGGCCCCACTCCACcagtggaggaggaattatgtgCAGCTGA